In the Candidatus Electrothrix sp. GW3-4 genome, one interval contains:
- a CDS encoding TusE/DsrC/DsvC family sulfur relay protein: MASIEHNGTSYEVDEDGFLLNGSEEWDENWVDYVKSVEGINDMTDEHQKVIDALQEYYKKNGIAPMVRILSKTTGFPLKRIYELFPSGPGKGACKMAGLPKPTGCV, encoded by the coding sequence ATGGCATCTATTGAGCACAATGGTACCAGCTACGAGGTTGATGAAGACGGCTTCCTGTTGAACGGTTCTGAGGAGTGGGATGAGAACTGGGTTGACTACGTAAAAAGTGTTGAGGGAATCAACGACATGACCGATGAGCATCAGAAAGTTATTGATGCCCTGCAGGAGTACTACAAGAAGAACGGTATTGCTCCCATGGTACGTATTCTTTCCAAGACCACAGGGTTCCCGCTGAAGAGAATCTACGAGCTGTTCCCATCAGGACCTGGTAAAGGCGCCTGTAAGATGGCTGGTCTGCCCAAACCTACAGGTTGTGTATAA
- a CDS encoding SurA N-terminal domain-containing protein: MLNILRKQAQSPLIQALVLIIAIVFIFWGVGGQGNKGRTPVATVNKVDISRQDYMQAYNRAVDNFRQQFGGNIPPALLEQLGIKQQVLSQLIQSELLRQGGEEIGVRISDLMVQEKIKNMEVFQEEGRFNQQRYEDLLARNRMTPTVFEDSIKSDLRANRVTSDLADFALVPDNEIDRWLAYNEEEVKLAYVQFKAADFEDKVEIKEDELATWFTKNKETYRSEPKISLKYLVFNLDEDMEQVKPDEEEIRALYESRKESYQQPEERHARHILFKTSEGDSEAVRAEKKKKAEEVRLLARKEGSDFSALAKEYSEGPTKERGGDLGFFSNGRMVPAFDQAVFSLQPGEVSEVVETQFGYHVIKLEEVRPASVRSFDQVKDNLAVTLKKQEAKKLTFQRVTKAYEGIMRSGSLEKYSKDGEAEIKSSDYFSRKDVPEGMIKDPKFLDVAFSLKQGELSSIVETGDGYAILFVDDIQQPELPELAAVREQVLADYRKEKAEELAAKAADELLAASKEQGGLQQAGQEQENTPEIKITDFLHRSAQGKDLPPSQLVQASFQVPWKQKLAQSPVQVGTSYYLFEVAERRAGAEKANSAKRDEAREKLLASARKELVTSWVAALQARSTIATNESLLQ; this comes from the coding sequence ATGTTGAATATCTTGCGCAAACAAGCTCAATCTCCCCTGATTCAGGCGTTGGTGCTCATCATTGCCATTGTTTTTATCTTTTGGGGTGTCGGTGGGCAGGGCAATAAGGGGCGTACTCCCGTCGCCACTGTCAACAAAGTCGATATCTCCCGCCAGGACTATATGCAGGCCTATAATCGAGCCGTTGATAATTTTCGTCAACAATTCGGTGGAAATATCCCCCCTGCTTTACTGGAGCAATTAGGTATTAAGCAGCAGGTCCTCAGCCAACTGATTCAATCGGAGCTGCTGCGTCAGGGCGGTGAAGAGATAGGCGTCAGGATCAGTGATCTTATGGTGCAGGAAAAAATAAAAAACATGGAGGTGTTCCAGGAAGAGGGCCGCTTCAATCAGCAGCGCTATGAAGATCTGCTCGCAAGAAATCGCATGACACCTACTGTTTTTGAAGACAGCATCAAATCTGATCTCCGGGCCAATCGCGTAACCTCGGATCTTGCTGACTTTGCCTTGGTTCCTGATAATGAGATTGATCGCTGGCTGGCCTATAACGAGGAAGAAGTAAAACTTGCCTATGTACAATTCAAGGCTGCTGACTTTGAAGACAAGGTGGAGATAAAGGAAGATGAGCTGGCGACCTGGTTCACGAAAAACAAAGAAACATACCGCTCTGAGCCGAAAATCAGCCTGAAATATCTGGTCTTCAACCTCGATGAAGATATGGAGCAGGTCAAGCCGGATGAAGAAGAGATTCGAGCCCTGTACGAGAGCCGGAAAGAAAGCTATCAGCAGCCAGAAGAGCGTCACGCCCGCCATATCCTTTTCAAAACCAGCGAAGGTGACAGTGAAGCCGTGCGGGCGGAGAAAAAGAAAAAGGCCGAAGAGGTCCGCCTGCTTGCCCGCAAGGAGGGCAGTGATTTTAGTGCGCTGGCCAAAGAATACTCCGAAGGACCGACAAAAGAGAGAGGCGGCGATCTGGGCTTTTTCTCCAACGGACGTATGGTTCCTGCCTTTGATCAGGCTGTTTTTTCTCTTCAGCCCGGAGAGGTCAGCGAGGTCGTCGAGACCCAGTTCGGCTATCATGTCATCAAACTGGAAGAAGTCCGCCCTGCCTCTGTCCGCAGCTTTGACCAGGTTAAAGATAATCTGGCCGTCACTCTGAAAAAACAAGAGGCAAAAAAGCTCACCTTCCAACGAGTCACCAAGGCCTACGAAGGGATTATGCGCTCCGGTAGTCTGGAGAAATACAGCAAGGACGGCGAGGCAGAGATTAAGAGCTCTGATTATTTTTCCCGTAAAGACGTACCTGAGGGAATGATCAAGGACCCAAAATTTCTTGATGTTGCCTTTAGCCTCAAGCAGGGAGAGCTCTCTTCGATAGTCGAAACAGGGGACGGGTATGCGATCCTCTTTGTTGATGACATTCAACAACCTGAACTTCCCGAACTTGCTGCAGTACGGGAGCAGGTTCTTGCCGACTATCGCAAGGAAAAGGCCGAGGAACTTGCTGCCAAGGCCGCTGATGAACTCTTAGCGGCAAGCAAGGAACAGGGGGGTCTGCAGCAGGCTGGCCAAGAGCAGGAAAACACGCCGGAGATAAAGATAACAGACTTTCTGCACCGCTCTGCACAGGGGAAAGACCTGCCACCAAGCCAACTTGTTCAGGCAAGCTTTCAGGTGCCTTGGAAGCAGAAGTTGGCACAAAGCCCGGTGCAGGTCGGCACCTCATACTATCTCTTTGAGGTCGCTGAACGAAGAGCCGGGGCAGAAAAGGCCAATAGTGCCAAACGGGATGAGGCAAGGGAAAAATTATTGGCATCGGCACGAAAGGAATTGGTCACCTCCTGGGTGGCTGCCCTTCAGGCCCGTTCCACCATAGCCACCAATGAGTCTTTACTGCAATAA